A single region of the Neodiprion pinetum isolate iyNeoPine1 chromosome 5, iyNeoPine1.2, whole genome shotgun sequence genome encodes:
- the LOC124219176 gene encoding uncharacterized protein isoform X3 produces MDLQRKQQQREEHREQRRDLRVVFAIAVSLTIIASGVGATADGEDKLAAVSSLRISDSAGIVYSNKTLPEAKPIEESRERKEMEVEEGIGDDEDEDETLDGDEAEEYEGEEEDEVNEYTEELKALAESHEAMSRRDDQHPGTKNRSGNGQSSPSGSPDLPLRLDTAKKDFDSREKSVESGSDESETSNEAILDGTESEDKEVTELLKYKGTNHFRVGGKNEGKEDKDESVKMKRVPTVKKELSTQKEIKTRNDSSAVEKRFSTKETLEGLNDEAKQNSMGQAKESRDDKTASILTCESSGVSDVDEEEFMEPELEDYMDENLDADKPTDFKVGNFDPAKLEDPRKLDKRQEAVLRDLEAYLRAEYDAEQEQQQKLQELGAQEGALAESLLELLVKLAENPRRWKRVHRLLMDVEGGLELSRQALEARKRTFNLNSSAVTTVTPTTTSPVSTTPKKPRKKPKLKKKKKKQRHHRFSTTTTSLPTTIPLLTTTEAPWLITTPMKWRLVAERLFGPPWAQDLQDDPEVAKVRLTAPSGPRKVSLVGGGRDFVDQLGVRKQLDEHKALNTERQALMLESSREYTEPRRVHYGKVSTHQGGISSSREPSAEGVAGFRTGNRDPARVRGYDPPQDRRLGLGSYAAQLYSRGHMTSAGDEFGPVQSYAQNREYRPPGREYAASASWRDSRYKYGRPSWKAEDPEQWRNYKFEPREYWSSRNTAWERRPAPWEPPKNPAPWEEAVSASQTKGNDESAGTPDPKITVKTWNSLTSDPATWPFKLADTKPWPKDANGKSYNPNAALVRKLGLDQDAKTQLETHNVGSDLLQLQKSNGPSGMKYKGKGKELKKEAATTGVEAVEGWSPKAAMSPKIQSVGAWVMPADQSTWKPYNLKTVDSYGEPNRQRWNPEFPGKFSKQGDAGSWPKWKQFAYHRVTATPILSQGASLDGPRARNNAYIAVSAVTSPKYNGNQWRKNDIEETPVAQNAAPPLLDSDHPVSQLRAAGGPPIYTWKKDGVTSKVGVDTGKVNATDPLEEQLETLRRDTAWSHDENRDKIKLNVINDASETLASRFASGGTSNSSNKLETSAIPAEDGGKGHNSPNLDADTDQNTKDVSHK; encoded by the exons CAGACGGAGAGGATAAATTGGCAGCGGTATCGAGTCTGAGAATATCG GATTCAGCGGGGATCGTTTATTCTAACAAAACGCTGCCGGAAGCAAAACCGATCGAGGAATCGAGGGAGAGGAAAGAGATGGAGGTGGAGGAGGGAATCGGCGACGATGAAGACGAGGATGAAACCCTGGATGGAGATGAGGCCGAGGAGTACGAAGGCGAGGAAGAGGACGAGGTCAACGAATATACCGAGGAATTGAAGGCTCTCGCTGAATCACACGAAGCTATGTCGCGACGCGACGATCAACATCCGGGGACGAAGAATCGCAGCGGAAACGGTCAGTCTTCGCCTTCCGGGAGTCCGGATCTTCCTCTCCGGCTCGATACGGCCAAGAAGGATTTTGACTCGAGGGAGAAAAGCGTCGAGAGCGGATCCGACGAGAGCGAAACTTCGAACGAAGCCATTCTCGATGGCACAGAATCGGAAGACAAGGAG GTGACCGAACTCCTAAAGTACAAAGGGACGAATCACTTCAGAGTCGGTGGCAAGAATGAAGGGAAGGAGGACAAGGATGAAAGTGTGAAGATGAAACGAGTACCGACGGTAAAAAAGGAACTGAGCACCCAGAAGGAGATCAAAACACGGAATGATTCCAGTGCAGTTGAGAAGAGATTCAGCACAAAGGAGACACTCGAGGGGCTAAATGATGAGGCCAAGCAGAATTCGATGGGACAGGCGAAGGAATCCCGGGATGATAAAACTGCGAGTATCTTGACTTGTGAG TCATCCGGTGTTAGTGATGTTGACGAAGAGGAGTTCATGGAACCGGAACTTGAAGATTACATGGACGAAAATTTGGACGCCGATAAGCCAACCGATTTTAAAGTCGGTAACTTTGATCCCGCGAAGCTTGAGGACCCAAGGAAATTGGACAAGAGGCAGGAAGCTGTTCTTCGCGATTTGGAGGCTTATTTGAGGGCTGAATACGATGCGGAACAGGAACAACAGCAGAAGCTTCAAGAGCTTGGA GCCCAAGAAGGCGCCCTGGCCGAAAGTTTGCTCGAACTGCTGGTGAAGCTTGCCGAAAACCCTCGTCGATGGAAACGAGTTCATCGACTTCTCA TGGACGTCGAGGGTGGCTTGGAGCTTTCGCGGCAAGCGCTCGAGGCGAGAAAAAGAACTTTTAATCTGAACTCGTCGGCTGTGACGACTGTGACGCCGACTACTACGTCCCCGGTTTCAACGACACCGAAAAAACCCCGTAAAAAGCCTAAgctaaagaaaaagaagaagaagcagagaCACCACAGATTTTCTACAACTACCACCAGCCTGCCGACCACCATACCATTGCTCACGACCACTGAAGCACCCTGGCTTATAACCACACCGATGAAGTGGCGATTGGTTGCCGAAAGACTATTCGGTCCTCCGTGGGCTCAAGATTTGCAG GACGATCCGGAAGTGGCTAAGGTGCGTCTCACGGCGCCGTCGGGACCGAGAAAAGTGTCGCTTGTAGGAGGAGGTCGCGACTTCGTCGATCAGTTAGGGGTGCGAAAGCAGCTGGACGAGCACAAGGCGTTGAACACCGAGCGTCAGGCGCTGATGTTGGAGTCTTCGCGCGAGTACACGGAGCCGCGTCGAGTTCATTACGGGAAGGTGAGCACCCACCAGGGTGGAATATCATCGAGTCGAGAACCGTCAGCGGAGGGCGTCGCCGGTTTCCGAACTGGAAATCGGGACCCGGCTCGGGTTCGAGGTTACGATCCGCCACAGGATCGTCGGCTGGGTCTCGGCAGCTACGCTGCCCAGCTTTATTCCCGGGGCCACATGACCTCCGCAGGTGACGAATTTGGCCCCGTTCAGAGCTATGCCCAAAATCGCGAGTATCGGCCGCCAGGTCGGGAATACGCGGCAAGCGCGAGCTGGCGGGATTCTAGATACAAGTACGGACGGCCGAGTTGGAAAGCCGAGGATCCGGAACAGTGGCGAAACTACAAATTCGAGCCCAGGGAATACTGGTCTTCCAGAAATACCGCTTGGGAAAGACGCCCTGCTCCATGGGAACCGCCAAAGAATCCCGCGCCCTGGGAGGAAGCGGTCTCCGCATCTCAGACCAAGGGCAACGACGAATCGGCCGGTACTCCCGACCCGAAAATCACCGTCAAGACCTGGAATAGCCTCACTTCTGATCCTGCTACGTGGCCGTTTAAACTCGCGGATACCAAACCATGGCCCAAAGATGCTAATGGAAAATCTTATAATCCCAATGCCGCCTTGGTTAGGAAACTTGGGCTCGATCAAGACGCGAAAACTCAACTCGAGACTCACAATGTTGGAAGCGATTTGC TGCAACTGCAGAAGAGCAACGGTCCGTCGGGAATGAAGTACAAGGGAAAAGGTAAGGAACTGAAAAAAGAGGCGGCGACGACAGGTGTCGAAGCGGTGGAAGGGTGGTCGCCGAAAGCGGCCATGTCTCCGAAGATTCAATCGGTCGGTGCATGGGTGATGCCGGCGGATCAGTCGACCTGGAAGCCGTATAATCTGAAGACCGTCGACTCGTACGGCGAACCGAACAGACAAAGATGGAACCCAGAGTTCCCGGGTAAGTTTTCGAAACAGGGAGACGCTGGAAGCTGGCCGAAGTGGAAACAGTTCGCCTATCACAGAGTTACCGCCACCCCAATTTTAAGCCAAGGAGCTTCCCTCGACGGGCCGAGGGCACGGAATAACGCGTACATCGCGGTTTCTGCCGTTACTTCACCGAAGTACAATGGTAATCAATGGAGGAAAAACGACATCGAGGAAACTCCGGTCGCTCAAAACGCCGCACCGCCTCTTTTAGACTCCGATCATCCTGTGAGTCAACTCAGAGCAGCCGGTGGCCCCCCTATTTACACATGGAAAAAGGACGGCGTTACTTCCAAGGTCGGTGTTGATACTGGAAAAGTAAACGCCACCGATCCACTCGAGGAACAACTCGAAACTCTGAGGAGGGACACCGCCTGGTCGCATGATGAAAATCGCGACAAGATTAAG CTGAATGTGATTAACGATGCTTCGGAGACGTTAGCCTCTCGGTTTGCATCGGGAGGTACATCAAACTCTTCAAACAAATTAGAAACGTCAGCAATTCCCGCTGAGGATGGTGGCAAGGGTCATAACAGTCCTAATCTTGATGCAGATACTGACCAGAATACCAAGGATGTCTCGCATAAATAG
- the LOC124219176 gene encoding uncharacterized protein isoform X1, whose amino-acid sequence MDLQRKQQQREEHREQRRDLRVVFAIAVSLTIIASGVGATADGEDKLAAVSSLRISDSAGIVYSNKTLPEAKPIEESRERKEMEVEEGIGDDEDEDETLDGDEAEEYEGEEEDEVNEYTEELKALAESHEAMSRRDDQHPGTKNRSGNGQSSPSGSPDLPLRLDTAKKDFDSREKSVESGSDESETSNEAILDGTESEDKEVTELLKYKGTNHFRVGGKNEGKEDKDESVKMKRVPTVKKELSTQKEIKTRNDSSAVEKRFSTKETLEGLNDEAKQNSMGQAKESRDDKTASILTCESSGVSDVDEEEFMEPELEDYMDENLDADKPTDFKVGNFDPAKLEDPRKLDKRQEAVLRDLEAYLRAEYDAEQEQQQKLQELGAQEGALAESLLELLVKLAENPRRWKRVHRLLMDVEGGLELSRQALEARKRTFNLNSSAVTTVTPTTTSPVSTTPKKPRKKPKLKKKKKKQRHHRFSTTTTSLPTTIPLLTTTEAPWLITTPMKWRLVAERLFGPPWAQDLQDDPEVAKVRLTAPSGPRKVSLVGGGRDFVDQLGVRKQLDEHKALNTERQALMLESSREYTEPRRVHYGKVSTHQGGISSSREPSAEGVAGFRTGNRDPARVRGYDPPQDRRLGLGSYAAQLYSRGHMTSAGDEFGPVQSYAQNREYRPPGREYAASASWRDSRYKYGRPSWKAEDPEQWRNYKFEPREYWSSRNTAWERRPAPWEPPKNPAPWEEAVSASQTKGNDESAGTPDPKITVKTWNSLTSDPATWPFKLADTKPWPKDANGKSYNPNAALVRKLGLDQDAKTQLETHNVGSDLLQLQKSNGPSGMKYKGKGKELKKEAATTGVEAVEGWSPKAAMSPKIQSVGAWVMPADQSTWKPYNLKTVDSYGEPNRQRWNPEFPGKFSKQGDAGSWPKWKQFAYHRVTATPILSQGASLDGPRARNNAYIAVSAVTSPKYNGNQWRKNDIEETPVAQNAAPPLLDSDHPVSQLRAAGGPPIYTWKKDGVTSKVGVDTGKVNATDPLEEQLETLRRDTAWSHDENRDKIKKQLNVINDASETLASRFASGGTSNSSNKLETSAIPAEDGGKGHNSPNLDADTDQNTKDVSHK is encoded by the exons CAGACGGAGAGGATAAATTGGCAGCGGTATCGAGTCTGAGAATATCG GATTCAGCGGGGATCGTTTATTCTAACAAAACGCTGCCGGAAGCAAAACCGATCGAGGAATCGAGGGAGAGGAAAGAGATGGAGGTGGAGGAGGGAATCGGCGACGATGAAGACGAGGATGAAACCCTGGATGGAGATGAGGCCGAGGAGTACGAAGGCGAGGAAGAGGACGAGGTCAACGAATATACCGAGGAATTGAAGGCTCTCGCTGAATCACACGAAGCTATGTCGCGACGCGACGATCAACATCCGGGGACGAAGAATCGCAGCGGAAACGGTCAGTCTTCGCCTTCCGGGAGTCCGGATCTTCCTCTCCGGCTCGATACGGCCAAGAAGGATTTTGACTCGAGGGAGAAAAGCGTCGAGAGCGGATCCGACGAGAGCGAAACTTCGAACGAAGCCATTCTCGATGGCACAGAATCGGAAGACAAGGAG GTGACCGAACTCCTAAAGTACAAAGGGACGAATCACTTCAGAGTCGGTGGCAAGAATGAAGGGAAGGAGGACAAGGATGAAAGTGTGAAGATGAAACGAGTACCGACGGTAAAAAAGGAACTGAGCACCCAGAAGGAGATCAAAACACGGAATGATTCCAGTGCAGTTGAGAAGAGATTCAGCACAAAGGAGACACTCGAGGGGCTAAATGATGAGGCCAAGCAGAATTCGATGGGACAGGCGAAGGAATCCCGGGATGATAAAACTGCGAGTATCTTGACTTGTGAG TCATCCGGTGTTAGTGATGTTGACGAAGAGGAGTTCATGGAACCGGAACTTGAAGATTACATGGACGAAAATTTGGACGCCGATAAGCCAACCGATTTTAAAGTCGGTAACTTTGATCCCGCGAAGCTTGAGGACCCAAGGAAATTGGACAAGAGGCAGGAAGCTGTTCTTCGCGATTTGGAGGCTTATTTGAGGGCTGAATACGATGCGGAACAGGAACAACAGCAGAAGCTTCAAGAGCTTGGA GCCCAAGAAGGCGCCCTGGCCGAAAGTTTGCTCGAACTGCTGGTGAAGCTTGCCGAAAACCCTCGTCGATGGAAACGAGTTCATCGACTTCTCA TGGACGTCGAGGGTGGCTTGGAGCTTTCGCGGCAAGCGCTCGAGGCGAGAAAAAGAACTTTTAATCTGAACTCGTCGGCTGTGACGACTGTGACGCCGACTACTACGTCCCCGGTTTCAACGACACCGAAAAAACCCCGTAAAAAGCCTAAgctaaagaaaaagaagaagaagcagagaCACCACAGATTTTCTACAACTACCACCAGCCTGCCGACCACCATACCATTGCTCACGACCACTGAAGCACCCTGGCTTATAACCACACCGATGAAGTGGCGATTGGTTGCCGAAAGACTATTCGGTCCTCCGTGGGCTCAAGATTTGCAG GACGATCCGGAAGTGGCTAAGGTGCGTCTCACGGCGCCGTCGGGACCGAGAAAAGTGTCGCTTGTAGGAGGAGGTCGCGACTTCGTCGATCAGTTAGGGGTGCGAAAGCAGCTGGACGAGCACAAGGCGTTGAACACCGAGCGTCAGGCGCTGATGTTGGAGTCTTCGCGCGAGTACACGGAGCCGCGTCGAGTTCATTACGGGAAGGTGAGCACCCACCAGGGTGGAATATCATCGAGTCGAGAACCGTCAGCGGAGGGCGTCGCCGGTTTCCGAACTGGAAATCGGGACCCGGCTCGGGTTCGAGGTTACGATCCGCCACAGGATCGTCGGCTGGGTCTCGGCAGCTACGCTGCCCAGCTTTATTCCCGGGGCCACATGACCTCCGCAGGTGACGAATTTGGCCCCGTTCAGAGCTATGCCCAAAATCGCGAGTATCGGCCGCCAGGTCGGGAATACGCGGCAAGCGCGAGCTGGCGGGATTCTAGATACAAGTACGGACGGCCGAGTTGGAAAGCCGAGGATCCGGAACAGTGGCGAAACTACAAATTCGAGCCCAGGGAATACTGGTCTTCCAGAAATACCGCTTGGGAAAGACGCCCTGCTCCATGGGAACCGCCAAAGAATCCCGCGCCCTGGGAGGAAGCGGTCTCCGCATCTCAGACCAAGGGCAACGACGAATCGGCCGGTACTCCCGACCCGAAAATCACCGTCAAGACCTGGAATAGCCTCACTTCTGATCCTGCTACGTGGCCGTTTAAACTCGCGGATACCAAACCATGGCCCAAAGATGCTAATGGAAAATCTTATAATCCCAATGCCGCCTTGGTTAGGAAACTTGGGCTCGATCAAGACGCGAAAACTCAACTCGAGACTCACAATGTTGGAAGCGATTTGC TGCAACTGCAGAAGAGCAACGGTCCGTCGGGAATGAAGTACAAGGGAAAAGGTAAGGAACTGAAAAAAGAGGCGGCGACGACAGGTGTCGAAGCGGTGGAAGGGTGGTCGCCGAAAGCGGCCATGTCTCCGAAGATTCAATCGGTCGGTGCATGGGTGATGCCGGCGGATCAGTCGACCTGGAAGCCGTATAATCTGAAGACCGTCGACTCGTACGGCGAACCGAACAGACAAAGATGGAACCCAGAGTTCCCGGGTAAGTTTTCGAAACAGGGAGACGCTGGAAGCTGGCCGAAGTGGAAACAGTTCGCCTATCACAGAGTTACCGCCACCCCAATTTTAAGCCAAGGAGCTTCCCTCGACGGGCCGAGGGCACGGAATAACGCGTACATCGCGGTTTCTGCCGTTACTTCACCGAAGTACAATGGTAATCAATGGAGGAAAAACGACATCGAGGAAACTCCGGTCGCTCAAAACGCCGCACCGCCTCTTTTAGACTCCGATCATCCTGTGAGTCAACTCAGAGCAGCCGGTGGCCCCCCTATTTACACATGGAAAAAGGACGGCGTTACTTCCAAGGTCGGTGTTGATACTGGAAAAGTAAACGCCACCGATCCACTCGAGGAACAACTCGAAACTCTGAGGAGGGACACCGCCTGGTCGCATGATGAAAATCGCGACAAGATTAAG AAACAGCTGAATGTGATTAACGATGCTTCGGAGACGTTAGCCTCTCGGTTTGCATCGGGAGGTACATCAAACTCTTCAAACAAATTAGAAACGTCAGCAATTCCCGCTGAGGATGGTGGCAAGGGTCATAACAGTCCTAATCTTGATGCAGATACTGACCAGAATACCAAGGATGTCTCGCATAAATAG
- the LOC124219176 gene encoding uncharacterized protein isoform X4 — protein sequence MDLQRKQQQREEHREQRRDLRVVFAIAVSLTIIASGVGATADGEDKLAAVSSLRISDSAGIVYSNKTLPEAKPIEESRERKEMEVEEGIGDDEDEDETLDGDEAEEYEGEEEDEVNEYTEELKALAESHEAMSRRDDQHPGTKNRSGNGQSSPSGSPDLPLRLDTAKKDFDSREKSVESGSDESETSNEAILDGTESEDKEVTELLKYKGTNHFRVGGKNEGKEDKDESVKMKRVPTVKKELSTQKEIKTRNDSSAVEKRFSTKETLEGLNDEAKQNSMGQAKESRDDKTSSGVSDVDEEEFMEPELEDYMDENLDADKPTDFKVGNFDPAKLEDPRKLDKRQEAVLRDLEAYLRAEYDAEQEQQQKLQELGAQEGALAESLLELLVKLAENPRRWKRVHRLLMDVEGGLELSRQALEARKRTFNLNSSAVTTVTPTTTSPVSTTPKKPRKKPKLKKKKKKQRHHRFSTTTTSLPTTIPLLTTTEAPWLITTPMKWRLVAERLFGPPWAQDLQDDPEVAKVRLTAPSGPRKVSLVGGGRDFVDQLGVRKQLDEHKALNTERQALMLESSREYTEPRRVHYGKVSTHQGGISSSREPSAEGVAGFRTGNRDPARVRGYDPPQDRRLGLGSYAAQLYSRGHMTSAGDEFGPVQSYAQNREYRPPGREYAASASWRDSRYKYGRPSWKAEDPEQWRNYKFEPREYWSSRNTAWERRPAPWEPPKNPAPWEEAVSASQTKGNDESAGTPDPKITVKTWNSLTSDPATWPFKLADTKPWPKDANGKSYNPNAALVRKLGLDQDAKTQLETHNVGSDLLQLQKSNGPSGMKYKGKGKELKKEAATTGVEAVEGWSPKAAMSPKIQSVGAWVMPADQSTWKPYNLKTVDSYGEPNRQRWNPEFPGKFSKQGDAGSWPKWKQFAYHRVTATPILSQGASLDGPRARNNAYIAVSAVTSPKYNGNQWRKNDIEETPVAQNAAPPLLDSDHPVSQLRAAGGPPIYTWKKDGVTSKVGVDTGKVNATDPLEEQLETLRRDTAWSHDENRDKIKKQLNVINDASETLASRFASGGTSNSSNKLETSAIPAEDGGKGHNSPNLDADTDQNTKDVSHK from the exons CAGACGGAGAGGATAAATTGGCAGCGGTATCGAGTCTGAGAATATCG GATTCAGCGGGGATCGTTTATTCTAACAAAACGCTGCCGGAAGCAAAACCGATCGAGGAATCGAGGGAGAGGAAAGAGATGGAGGTGGAGGAGGGAATCGGCGACGATGAAGACGAGGATGAAACCCTGGATGGAGATGAGGCCGAGGAGTACGAAGGCGAGGAAGAGGACGAGGTCAACGAATATACCGAGGAATTGAAGGCTCTCGCTGAATCACACGAAGCTATGTCGCGACGCGACGATCAACATCCGGGGACGAAGAATCGCAGCGGAAACGGTCAGTCTTCGCCTTCCGGGAGTCCGGATCTTCCTCTCCGGCTCGATACGGCCAAGAAGGATTTTGACTCGAGGGAGAAAAGCGTCGAGAGCGGATCCGACGAGAGCGAAACTTCGAACGAAGCCATTCTCGATGGCACAGAATCGGAAGACAAGGAG GTGACCGAACTCCTAAAGTACAAAGGGACGAATCACTTCAGAGTCGGTGGCAAGAATGAAGGGAAGGAGGACAAGGATGAAAGTGTGAAGATGAAACGAGTACCGACGGTAAAAAAGGAACTGAGCACCCAGAAGGAGATCAAAACACGGAATGATTCCAGTGCAGTTGAGAAGAGATTCAGCACAAAGGAGACACTCGAGGGGCTAAATGATGAGGCCAAGCAGAATTCGATGGGACAGGCGAAGGAATCCCGGGATGATAAAACT TCATCCGGTGTTAGTGATGTTGACGAAGAGGAGTTCATGGAACCGGAACTTGAAGATTACATGGACGAAAATTTGGACGCCGATAAGCCAACCGATTTTAAAGTCGGTAACTTTGATCCCGCGAAGCTTGAGGACCCAAGGAAATTGGACAAGAGGCAGGAAGCTGTTCTTCGCGATTTGGAGGCTTATTTGAGGGCTGAATACGATGCGGAACAGGAACAACAGCAGAAGCTTCAAGAGCTTGGA GCCCAAGAAGGCGCCCTGGCCGAAAGTTTGCTCGAACTGCTGGTGAAGCTTGCCGAAAACCCTCGTCGATGGAAACGAGTTCATCGACTTCTCA TGGACGTCGAGGGTGGCTTGGAGCTTTCGCGGCAAGCGCTCGAGGCGAGAAAAAGAACTTTTAATCTGAACTCGTCGGCTGTGACGACTGTGACGCCGACTACTACGTCCCCGGTTTCAACGACACCGAAAAAACCCCGTAAAAAGCCTAAgctaaagaaaaagaagaagaagcagagaCACCACAGATTTTCTACAACTACCACCAGCCTGCCGACCACCATACCATTGCTCACGACCACTGAAGCACCCTGGCTTATAACCACACCGATGAAGTGGCGATTGGTTGCCGAAAGACTATTCGGTCCTCCGTGGGCTCAAGATTTGCAG GACGATCCGGAAGTGGCTAAGGTGCGTCTCACGGCGCCGTCGGGACCGAGAAAAGTGTCGCTTGTAGGAGGAGGTCGCGACTTCGTCGATCAGTTAGGGGTGCGAAAGCAGCTGGACGAGCACAAGGCGTTGAACACCGAGCGTCAGGCGCTGATGTTGGAGTCTTCGCGCGAGTACACGGAGCCGCGTCGAGTTCATTACGGGAAGGTGAGCACCCACCAGGGTGGAATATCATCGAGTCGAGAACCGTCAGCGGAGGGCGTCGCCGGTTTCCGAACTGGAAATCGGGACCCGGCTCGGGTTCGAGGTTACGATCCGCCACAGGATCGTCGGCTGGGTCTCGGCAGCTACGCTGCCCAGCTTTATTCCCGGGGCCACATGACCTCCGCAGGTGACGAATTTGGCCCCGTTCAGAGCTATGCCCAAAATCGCGAGTATCGGCCGCCAGGTCGGGAATACGCGGCAAGCGCGAGCTGGCGGGATTCTAGATACAAGTACGGACGGCCGAGTTGGAAAGCCGAGGATCCGGAACAGTGGCGAAACTACAAATTCGAGCCCAGGGAATACTGGTCTTCCAGAAATACCGCTTGGGAAAGACGCCCTGCTCCATGGGAACCGCCAAAGAATCCCGCGCCCTGGGAGGAAGCGGTCTCCGCATCTCAGACCAAGGGCAACGACGAATCGGCCGGTACTCCCGACCCGAAAATCACCGTCAAGACCTGGAATAGCCTCACTTCTGATCCTGCTACGTGGCCGTTTAAACTCGCGGATACCAAACCATGGCCCAAAGATGCTAATGGAAAATCTTATAATCCCAATGCCGCCTTGGTTAGGAAACTTGGGCTCGATCAAGACGCGAAAACTCAACTCGAGACTCACAATGTTGGAAGCGATTTGC TGCAACTGCAGAAGAGCAACGGTCCGTCGGGAATGAAGTACAAGGGAAAAGGTAAGGAACTGAAAAAAGAGGCGGCGACGACAGGTGTCGAAGCGGTGGAAGGGTGGTCGCCGAAAGCGGCCATGTCTCCGAAGATTCAATCGGTCGGTGCATGGGTGATGCCGGCGGATCAGTCGACCTGGAAGCCGTATAATCTGAAGACCGTCGACTCGTACGGCGAACCGAACAGACAAAGATGGAACCCAGAGTTCCCGGGTAAGTTTTCGAAACAGGGAGACGCTGGAAGCTGGCCGAAGTGGAAACAGTTCGCCTATCACAGAGTTACCGCCACCCCAATTTTAAGCCAAGGAGCTTCCCTCGACGGGCCGAGGGCACGGAATAACGCGTACATCGCGGTTTCTGCCGTTACTTCACCGAAGTACAATGGTAATCAATGGAGGAAAAACGACATCGAGGAAACTCCGGTCGCTCAAAACGCCGCACCGCCTCTTTTAGACTCCGATCATCCTGTGAGTCAACTCAGAGCAGCCGGTGGCCCCCCTATTTACACATGGAAAAAGGACGGCGTTACTTCCAAGGTCGGTGTTGATACTGGAAAAGTAAACGCCACCGATCCACTCGAGGAACAACTCGAAACTCTGAGGAGGGACACCGCCTGGTCGCATGATGAAAATCGCGACAAGATTAAG AAACAGCTGAATGTGATTAACGATGCTTCGGAGACGTTAGCCTCTCGGTTTGCATCGGGAGGTACATCAAACTCTTCAAACAAATTAGAAACGTCAGCAATTCCCGCTGAGGATGGTGGCAAGGGTCATAACAGTCCTAATCTTGATGCAGATACTGACCAGAATACCAAGGATGTCTCGCATAAATAG